GCGCATAGGCATCGGCGATGAGATATCCACCGATTGCGATTGTGAGTGAAAAAACTTCAACGGAGAATTCTTGAAGAGATTTAATTCTATAAAGAATAAAGGTCACTAAAGCTGAACCTAAAAACACACCACCAATAATGAAACTCTTTGTCAATACTTCTCTTGAAGCGATATATGCAATCGGATTGACCTCGCCGATGATAAGCACTAGCAAAACAACACCGCCAAATGCAAAAAACGCCGCTACATAAGACATTACGATCAACACGGGTTGACTTGTAATTTTTAGGCGTTTCAACGAAACAATGATTCCAAAGGATAAAAAAGAAACCAACACCATTACCGCTAAAATGAAGAGCGGGTTAACGGTTCTTAAAAACTTCCCATCAATAAGATTTTGAACTGCGACTGCGTGCATTTCAACCCCATACATTCGGTTTTGATCAGAGCGGCCGTTTGTCCACATTGATGTTGGAAAATCGTCCTTTGCTTCAGGAAACATTGGCCCTACGATACAAACTTTTCCACGAACCAATTGTTGGACACCTGAAAGTGTATCGTCAAATACATCTGTCGCCCAAAGCATTCTAAATTCTTCATTCGACATCAATAGCTTTTGAAGAGAATCACTTTTTGCAACTTTAATTGAATCGATACCGAGTTGTTCGTAAATCCCGTTTTCTTTAAGCGCTGCATAAAATGCTTTTAACTCCAATTTTGTATTGAATTCATAGTCGTCCAGAATGTTATCAGCTGAAATTTCTACAAACGAATGACTGGGGCCGTATGGATTCAAGAAAACAGATTCTCCATCATAACTAGGTATTTTTTTTCCAGCAAAAGTAAATGAAGTCCCATCGGAGTTAAGAGAATCATCACTATTGTAAAACAGCTTGGCGATGAGGTAACCAAAAGAAATAAATTGATTACCAACAACATCGGCACTCGAAGGATGGTATCTTCGCAAAACCCCATCATTGTCCGTTCTGACATTCACATTACCGACATTCGTTCCGGGAGAACCGTCAAAAATGGTAACATAATTTGCTTTTCGAACCGCAGTATATTCTACTTGCGAGCCTTCCGTCATGTTCGTGGGCTCACGACCGGCAACAACAACATTTTGCCATTTTGCAGCCGCTTCGCGGAAAGCAACATCTCCCCCCGTTCGATCAATATCATCGAACACAAAGTCAAAACCTACTACCTTTGCGCCTGCGCGGTTTAGGTTGTTGATTATTCGAGCATGATAATCGCGAGGCCACGGGAATGGGCGAATGGCCTCTTGAGCCACATCGTTAACTGCAATTAATACAACGCTTGATGTTTGTTTAAAGGTCGAATCCATTGGCCGCTCATTAAAGCGAGTATCAATGATTTTGAGTTCTAAATTTTCAAAAACCGTAAGGCGTGATATTAAAAAAGAAAAGACAACAATAAATGGCGCGATGACTAATGAGAGGAACCAAATATTTCCAACAACTTTTTCCTTGAAAAAAATCTTCAAATTTTCCATAAATAGATTTCATTTTTTTGACGGACTTATTCATAAACATAAAGAAAAAGCCGTTAAATCATATCATTCTCTTCTAATCAGGTTTGTCGATTGATTTTCTTTCCAACTCTCTTCTTATTAAGTTTTATTAATTGTGACCTGCCTTGCAGCAAAAATTAACTTCATTGCTTACGTTTGTAAACTTGTAACTTCGCACGCCACTCACTTAATGAGATGAAGTTTTCTTTATCGACCATTGTAGTGCTTCAATACCCGTCAGGTTGTTTGTGGGTAAAGTTGTAAAACGAATTGATGTATCATGAATTTCCTGCACAAGACATAAGAAAGATGACCAACAATGTTGAACAAAAACCCGAAGAAATCAAATTAACGGCCGCCATAAATCCAGTAGATGATACTGATCAAAAAGTTTCTGTGAATAGCGGGCTTAGTTTGGAGGATGATGTTACAATTGAACTTCGCAAGGAATTGGAGCGATTCAAAACCGCTTTCCCAAAACGGGTCAAGCTCGAGAATGAAACCATCGAAAAAGGGCTTGCACAACTTGTACTCACTTTGATTGAAATATTGCGAGGGGTTTTGGAAAAACAAGCCATTCGAAAAATGGATAATCAAACGCTTTCAGATGAAGAAACCGAACGCGTGGGGGCTGCACTGATGAAACTTGATGAAAAGATTACTGAACTATGTGAACATTTCGGCATTGACCGAAAAGATTTAGACCTGCAACTCGGTCCTTTAGATGACTTAATTTAATGGCTTTATTATTGATTGAATGATCGCAAAAAAACTGAAAACCTTGTAGATATCTGCGATCTTCTTTAATCCTCGAATCCTTAATCAATCAACAACTCATTCATCGGTTCCCATTATATCCTCTGAACCGGCCGTACGAACTGTGTCTGGGACTCGCTTTGTTTTGATCACGGTTTTCTTGATTTCTGGCTGAATTTTTACGCTACCAGTCTCCGAATTCAAATCGACCGACTTCTTTTGTTTTGGAACGACCGTTCCCATATCGGTTTCGCGAATTGTTTCCGCACCTGCAGTTCGAACGGTATCAGGCACCACGCGAACCTCAGTTCTACCACTTTGATTTTTTTCTTCGTTTGGCATATTTTTTATGTTTAAATGCTTTTTATTTAGGGACTACATTTTCAATAACTCAACGAGTATGTGATTCTATTCGTTTGTAAATAAGCCCTCGGTAGAAACACACACATTCTCACCCAAAACCCTTATCTTTGCCGCTCATTTGAAAAAAGTTTTCACATTCGTATGGATTTACGCTCAAAATTAGAAGAAAAAAAGGCCGTTATCGGGGTTGTCGGTTTGGGGTATGTTGGCTTGCCTTTGGCGGTCGAATTTGCTCGTAAAGGATTTCCAACCTTAGGAATTGATCTCGATAAACGCAAAATTGATTCGCTTCAAGGCGGAAAAAATTATATTCAAGATATTCACGAAGCTGAGTTTCAAGAAGCTATCAAAAATGGATTTCGTGCTGCTGCAGATTACAGTGAGATTTCCACTTGTGATGTGATCTACATTTGTGTTCCTACGCCTTTTACAGCCAATAAAGAGCCGGATATTTCTTTTATTACCTCTGCTGCAGAATCGATAGGTCGGTCACTTCGCAAAGGTCAATTGATTATTCTTAAATCCACCACTTTTCCCAATACGACCGAAGGTTATGTGATGCCGATTTTGGATCAAAGCGGTTTGAAAGTTGGAACAGATTATTTCTTAGCGTTTTCGCCGGAGCGCATTGACCCCGGAAATACCAAGTGGAATACAAGTAACACGCCCATTGTTGTTGGTGGTGTAACACCAGCGTGCACCGAACTCGCTGCGCTGACCAATCGGCAAATTATTGCACATGTTCATACGGTATCGTCACCAAAGGTGGCTGAGATGGAAAAACTGCTTGAAAACATTTTTCGCTCGGTTAACATTGCGCTTGTGAATGAACTCGCCGTCTTGTGCGACCGAATGGGGGGAATTAACATTTGGGAAGTCGTTGAAGCGGCTTCAACAAAACCGTTTGGATATATGCCGTTTTACCCCGGCCCCGGAATTGGCGGTCACTGCATTCTTATCGACCCATACTACCTTGCTTGGCAAGCCCGTGAATATGATTTCCAAACCAACTTCATTACACTTGCTGCCGAAACCAACGAAAATATGCCGTTCTATGTGCGTGATATGATTTTGAAGGAAGTGGCACGAATGCCCGTTACCGTTGAATCCGCAAAGTTTCTCTTTTTGGGTGTGGCTTTCAAAAAGAATGTCGATGATATTCGTCATTCTCCGGCCATTAAGGTTATTGAGCTATTACAAAAAGAAGGGGCAAAAAATATTGCCTATTGCGACCCGCATGTTCCCACATTTAAGGAACACGGAACAAATGGAGTTGTAATCGAAATGACCGGAACATCTTTTTCAGTCGAAACACTCCAATACGCCGATTTGGTGATTATCACCACCGACCACGCCGCTTTCGATTATGAACTTGTTACCAAGCACGCGAAGCGAATTATTGATACCCGAAACGCTTTGAAAAATCAAGGAGTCAAGGAAAAAGTGATGTTGCTCGGCGACGGTCAATAACCATTTATTAATAGTTACACGAAAAGAGGGCTTGGTTAAGCCCTCTTTTTTTAAGTTAAATTTTGATTAATGAAAGTTCAGGAAGGTTAAAAAATCCAAGAGTTTCTTATAATGGAATCAATCGTTTTATCCTTCTTCTTTTAGCCCTTTTAGATTTATGAATGTCCCTTTTTATCTCCACTGATTGTTCTTTTAAGTTTCTTCTTGATAGAAATCTTTTTACTTAAGTAAACATATAAAAAAAATGTCACACAAAGTATTGGTTACAGGCGCAAGCAGTGGCTTCGGGAAGCTTACCGTCAAAACTTTGCTTCAAAAAGGTCATCAAGTTTCAGCTTGCATGAGAGATCCAAAA
This DNA window, taken from Chloroherpetonaceae bacterium, encodes the following:
- a CDS encoding adenylate/guanylate cyclase domain-containing protein — protein: MENLKIFFKEKVVGNIWFLSLVIAPFIVVFSFLISRLTVFENLELKIIDTRFNERPMDSTFKQTSSVVLIAVNDVAQEAIRPFPWPRDYHARIINNLNRAGAKVVGFDFVFDDIDRTGGDVAFREAAAKWQNVVVAGREPTNMTEGSQVEYTAVRKANYVTIFDGSPGTNVGNVNVRTDNDGVLRRYHPSSADVVGNQFISFGYLIAKLFYNSDDSLNSDGTSFTFAGKKIPSYDGESVFLNPYGPSHSFVEISADNILDDYEFNTKLELKAFYAALKENGIYEQLGIDSIKVAKSDSLQKLLMSNEEFRMLWATDVFDDTLSGVQQLVRGKVCIVGPMFPEAKDDFPTSMWTNGRSDQNRMYGVEMHAVAVQNLIDGKFLRTVNPLFILAVMVLVSFLSFGIIVSLKRLKITSQPVLIVMSYVAAFFAFGGVVLLVLIIGEVNPIAYIASREVLTKSFIIGGVFLGSALVTFILYRIKSLQEFSVEVFSLTIAIGGYLIADAYAQYIFEKNRVILSIVPFTATLVFAYGSSILYQYFTESRQKKMIKGFFNVYVTPALVDQMIANPDSFKLGGERRELTMFFSDIKGFTNISEGYKNEPEKLVELLNEYLGTMTDIVFKYGGTLDKYIGDAVVAFWNAPVSVENHAKQACWAAIEMQETLTALRLKWKAEGKPEIFSRMGINTAQVIVGNMGSSSRFAYTAMGDGMNLAARLEAANKAFKTSIMISQYTYEQVKDYCLCRELATITVQGKEEPIKVYELVAKKEPGKVYEELAPAETALKGVMAIAKE
- a CDS encoding nucleotide sugar dehydrogenase, which translates into the protein MDLRSKLEEKKAVIGVVGLGYVGLPLAVEFARKGFPTLGIDLDKRKIDSLQGGKNYIQDIHEAEFQEAIKNGFRAAADYSEISTCDVIYICVPTPFTANKEPDISFITSAAESIGRSLRKGQLIILKSTTFPNTTEGYVMPILDQSGLKVGTDYFLAFSPERIDPGNTKWNTSNTPIVVGGVTPACTELAALTNRQIIAHVHTVSSPKVAEMEKLLENIFRSVNIALVNELAVLCDRMGGINIWEVVEAASTKPFGYMPFYPGPGIGGHCILIDPYYLAWQAREYDFQTNFITLAAETNENMPFYVRDMILKEVARMPVTVESAKFLFLGVAFKKNVDDIRHSPAIKVIELLQKEGAKNIAYCDPHVPTFKEHGTNGVVIEMTGTSFSVETLQYADLVIITTDHAAFDYELVTKHAKRIIDTRNALKNQGVKEKVMLLGDGQ
- a CDS encoding gas vesicle protein K; protein product: MTNNVEQKPEEIKLTAAINPVDDTDQKVSVNSGLSLEDDVTIELRKELERFKTAFPKRVKLENETIEKGLAQLVLTLIEILRGVLEKQAIRKMDNQTLSDEETERVGAALMKLDEKITELCEHFGIDRKDLDLQLGPLDDLI